In the genome of Spirochaetae bacterium HGW-Spirochaetae-1, one region contains:
- a CDS encoding transcriptional regulator, protein MKYVVAIIRPHKLEDVKTELDRVEVHLMTVTEVLGCGRQKGVTEVYRGVKEVSNLLRKVKLEIAVNDAYLEKTVEAITKGAFEGELGDGKIFIMDMQDCIRIRTGERGGVAIG, encoded by the coding sequence ATGAAATATGTCGTAGCAATAATAAGACCGCATAAACTGGAAGATGTTAAAACGGAACTGGACAGGGTTGAGGTTCACCTCATGACAGTTACGGAAGTGCTCGGCTGCGGCCGTCAGAAAGGGGTAACGGAGGTTTACCGAGGTGTCAAGGAGGTCAGCAATCTTCTGAGGAAGGTGAAACTTGAAATCGCCGTGAATGACGCTTATCTTGAAAAAACAGTTGAAGCCATAACGAAAGGGGCTTTTGAAGGGGAATTGGGCGATGGTAAGATTTTTATCATGGACATGCAGGACTGTATTCGCATCAGGACAGGCGAACGGGGAGGAGTTGCCATCGGATAG
- a CDS encoding arginyltransferase — MILIQKPQISTFSPCAYLPDREWRFEYFFAMDLNEGELEELLARGWRKFGAYFFRPQCGECRECIPIRVRVSEFNASRSHRRILKKGSDIAVKFGPLEYRDEIYEIYRIHSLDRFGRETDRDEFISSFYTRSCPSLQSEYFINEKLAAVGFLDKSGEALSSVYFVFDTTYGEYRLGSLSILKEIEQALTMNLKYYYLGYYIRDNHSMAYKNLFHLNEKYDWLNNIWSGEKSR, encoded by the coding sequence ATGATCCTTATCCAGAAACCGCAGATCAGCACCTTCAGCCCGTGCGCCTACCTTCCCGACAGGGAATGGAGGTTTGAATATTTTTTCGCCATGGACCTCAATGAAGGCGAGTTGGAAGAACTTCTGGCCCGGGGATGGAGAAAATTCGGGGCCTACTTCTTCCGTCCGCAATGTGGTGAATGCCGTGAGTGTATACCCATCCGCGTCCGCGTGAGTGAGTTTAACGCGAGCCGCAGCCACCGGAGAATCCTGAAAAAAGGATCGGACATCGCGGTAAAATTCGGACCCCTGGAATACCGCGATGAGATATATGAAATCTACCGTATACACTCCCTTGATCGTTTCGGCAGGGAAACCGACAGGGACGAGTTCATCAGTTCATTCTATACACGCTCCTGCCCTTCGCTGCAGTCGGAATATTTCATCAATGAAAAGCTGGCTGCCGTGGGATTCCTTGATAAATCCGGTGAGGCCCTGAGCAGCGTCTATTTTGTTTTTGACACCACTTATGGAGAGTATAGACTTGGCTCACTGAGCATACTGAAAGAGATCGAACAGGCACTTACCATGAACCTGAAATACTATTACCTTGGTTATTATATCAGGGACAATCACAGCATGGCATACAAAAATCTCTTTCATCTCAATGAAAAATACGACTGGCTCAATAACATATGGAGCGGAGAGAAATCCCGATGA
- the tmk gene encoding dTMP kinase, which produces MSPLFIVFEGIDGSGKSTQARMFHAYLRSLHMDPVLLMEPSPGEWGKKIRTLLSGSVVPPVEEMLELFLRDREDDSRRNIIPALDSKKSVVMDRYFHSNAAYQGAMGLEADRILSENRRRSFPEPDRVYFIDVPPVTALRRISERNKGEHRDIFEKRAFLEKVREIFLAMADDSFLIIDGEKPEHEIHTMIIEDFQNRFDIFA; this is translated from the coding sequence GTGTCACCGTTATTCATAGTATTCGAGGGAATCGACGGTTCAGGCAAATCAACACAGGCCCGTATGTTCCACGCATATCTGCGCTCACTGCATATGGACCCGGTTCTGCTCATGGAGCCTTCACCGGGCGAATGGGGTAAAAAAATACGGACACTGCTGTCGGGCTCAGTTGTTCCTCCCGTGGAGGAAATGCTGGAACTCTTTCTGCGGGACCGGGAAGACGATTCCCGTCGTAACATTATCCCCGCCCTGGACTCAAAAAAAAGCGTCGTCATGGACCGGTATTTTCATTCCAACGCGGCCTATCAGGGAGCCATGGGACTGGAGGCGGATCGTATCCTAAGCGAAAACAGAAGGCGTTCCTTTCCGGAACCGGACCGGGTCTATTTTATTGATGTACCGCCCGTTACAGCACTGCGCCGCATATCGGAACGCAACAAGGGCGAACATCGGGACATATTCGAAAAAAGGGCTTTCCTGGAAAAGGTCAGGGAGATATTCCTTGCCATGGCCGATGATTCCTTTCTCATCATTGACGGAGAAAAACCGGAGCATGAAATACATACCATGATAATAGAAGACTTCCAAAATCGTTTTGATATTTTTGCATGA
- a CDS encoding protein SanA produces MIKITMKRISICILICICAAAGAIVFCNCAISHKAKPHVYSNIKDLPPNKVGLLLGTSKYLSSGALNPYFRYRLEAAALLYRERKIRYIIASGDNRTHFYNEPKIMKKELMMQGVPEEAIYLDYAGFRTLDSVVRCSRIFGQESFTIISQRFHNERAVYIARHLGIAAVGFNADDVEPVAAFKTRMREYFARVKAFIDLYLTNEKPRYLGETITIP; encoded by the coding sequence ATGATAAAAATAACAATGAAAAGAATAAGCATATGCATTCTGATATGCATATGTGCTGCAGCAGGAGCAATAGTATTTTGTAATTGCGCCATCTCCCATAAAGCTAAGCCGCATGTTTACAGTAATATTAAGGATCTTCCTCCCAATAAAGTGGGACTTCTTCTGGGCACCAGTAAATATCTGAGTAGCGGTGCTTTAAATCCCTATTTCCGGTACAGGCTTGAAGCTGCTGCTCTCCTGTACAGGGAGAGGAAAATACGATATATCATTGCCAGCGGTGACAACCGGACTCATTTCTATAATGAGCCGAAGATCATGAAAAAGGAGCTGATGATGCAGGGAGTTCCAGAAGAGGCCATTTATCTTGATTATGCCGGTTTCAGGACCCTTGATTCAGTCGTAAGGTGCAGCAGAATATTCGGGCAGGAGAGTTTTACCATCATCTCACAGCGTTTCCATAATGAGCGTGCCGTGTATATTGCCCGTCATCTCGGTATCGCGGCCGTAGGATTCAATGCCGACGATGTTGAACCCGTGGCGGCTTTTAAAACGAGGATGAGGGAATATTTTGCCCGAGTAAAGGCCTTTATTGACCTGTATCTAACCAATGAGAAACCACGCTACCTGGGAGAGACCATAACCATCCCGTAA
- a CDS encoding 3-deoxy-7-phosphoheptulonate synthase class II codes for MDRGIWTKTSWKEYRISQQPVYDDKGQLDSVLKKIEGLPPLVFIGEVEKLRLQVAEAGRGRRFILHGGDCAERFMDCNEESITNKIKILLQMSVILTYGARRPVVRIGRIAGQFAKPRSRDTEIVDGRQIDIYRGDSINDYEPDAEKRRPDPERLLQSYFMSVSTLNFIRAMIEGGFTDLHHPYTWNLHSMEKTGEWRKYRATVDGILDAINFMESFGGIRSESVGKIDFFISHEGLLLGYEEALTRKDPASGRYYNLGSHMLWIGERTRALDEGHVEYFRGISNPIGIKIGPSIGSDELIELLAVLNPGNEEGRINLIARMGLSKIESTLPVLVDAVIKSGRPVTWSSDPMHGNMIHASGNRKTRDFTDIMGELKCAFRIFSERRVPLGGVHFELTGEDVTECTGGATALSDEDLGKNYQSYCDPRLNYNQSLEMAFLIAELLNKNGINP; via the coding sequence ATGGACAGGGGAATTTGGACGAAAACAAGCTGGAAGGAATATCGCATATCCCAGCAGCCCGTCTATGACGATAAGGGACAGCTTGATTCTGTACTGAAAAAGATCGAGGGGCTTCCGCCCCTCGTTTTTATTGGCGAGGTAGAAAAACTCCGGCTGCAGGTGGCGGAAGCGGGCCGTGGCAGGCGTTTTATTCTGCACGGTGGGGACTGTGCTGAACGTTTCATGGACTGCAATGAGGAATCTATAACCAATAAGATAAAAATTCTACTCCAGATGAGCGTAATCCTTACCTATGGCGCACGCAGGCCCGTTGTGAGGATAGGCCGGATCGCCGGACAATTTGCAAAGCCCAGGTCACGGGATACGGAAATCGTTGACGGCCGGCAGATTGATATTTACCGGGGCGATAGTATCAATGATTATGAACCCGATGCGGAAAAGAGAAGGCCAGATCCGGAGAGGCTCCTGCAGTCTTACTTCATGTCCGTATCAACTCTTAACTTTATCAGGGCCATGATTGAAGGTGGATTCACTGACCTGCATCATCCCTATACATGGAACCTCCATTCCATGGAAAAGACTGGAGAGTGGAGGAAATACCGGGCTACTGTCGATGGGATACTTGATGCAATAAACTTTATGGAATCCTTCGGCGGGATCAGGTCCGAGTCTGTGGGTAAAATAGATTTTTTTATTTCACATGAAGGACTTCTCCTGGGATATGAGGAAGCGCTCACCAGGAAAGACCCTGCTTCAGGACGGTATTACAACCTGGGTTCACACATGCTGTGGATCGGTGAAAGAACCAGGGCTCTCGATGAGGGGCATGTGGAGTATTTCAGGGGAATTTCCAATCCTATCGGCATAAAAATCGGTCCGTCCATTGGCAGTGATGAACTCATCGAGCTCCTGGCGGTGCTGAACCCCGGGAATGAAGAAGGGAGGATAAATCTCATTGCCCGGATGGGGCTTTCGAAAATTGAAAGCACTCTGCCGGTTCTTGTCGATGCCGTAATAAAATCCGGGAGGCCCGTTACCTGGAGCAGTGATCCCATGCACGGGAATATGATTCACGCATCGGGAAACAGGAAAACACGTGATTTTACCGATATCATGGGAGAGCTGAAATGCGCTTTCCGTATTTTCTCCGAGCGCCGTGTTCCGCTGGGAGGTGTTCACTTTGAACTGACCGGTGAGGATGTCACGGAATGTACCGGAGGTGCAACGGCTCTCAGTGATGAAGATCTGGGCAAGAATTACCAGTCGTACTGTGATCCCCGACTTAATTATAACCAGAGTCTCGAGATGGCTTTTCTTATCGCCGAACTCCTGAATAAAAACGGTATAAATCCGTAA
- a CDS encoding ammonia channel protein: MNYTDTVWMLIATGLVMMMTPALAFFYGGLVRKKNILSILMQSMIILAIISLQWILFGYSIAFGPDRGGIIGGLEYVGLRGVTLLPLEGQTIPHQLFMMFQMMFAVITPALIIGAFAERIKFSGFLLFVILWSTLIYDPMAHMVWAKGGWLFGMGALDFAGGTVIHITAGISALVMAILLGKRSGSGEGSSPHNLPFSVFGAGFLWFGWFGFNAGSALSVGSQTVSAFLNTNTAAASAAVTWMIIDWVLNEKPTVLGVITGLVAGLVAITPAAGYVTPMSAIAIGALGSIFGFVFVMYVKKKFGYDDSLDVFGVHGIAGIVGALATGIFADKSIGGTDGLINGNPHQLLVQFITVVVAIVFAAIGTFVIYMIVDRITGMRVTAREEYIGLDLTQHQEAGYTLID, encoded by the coding sequence ATTAATTATACTGACACAGTATGGATGCTTATTGCAACGGGGCTTGTCATGATGATGACGCCCGCACTTGCCTTTTTTTACGGGGGACTTGTCAGGAAGAAAAATATTCTTTCGATTCTTATGCAGTCAATGATAATATTGGCCATTATATCGTTGCAATGGATTCTTTTCGGCTACAGCATTGCTTTCGGGCCTGACAGGGGAGGTATAATCGGCGGCCTCGAATATGTGGGCCTCAGGGGAGTGACTCTCCTTCCCCTAGAGGGACAGACCATCCCCCATCAGCTATTCATGATGTTTCAGATGATGTTTGCCGTTATAACACCGGCCCTTATCATTGGAGCTTTTGCCGAGAGGATAAAATTCTCAGGTTTTTTACTGTTCGTAATTCTCTGGTCGACGCTTATTTATGATCCCATGGCCCACATGGTATGGGCAAAGGGAGGCTGGCTATTTGGAATGGGAGCCCTAGATTTTGCCGGGGGAACGGTTATCCATATAACAGCCGGTATATCGGCCCTCGTTATGGCCATACTGCTGGGAAAGAGAAGCGGATCCGGGGAAGGAAGCTCGCCTCATAATCTCCCCTTTTCTGTTTTTGGTGCTGGATTTCTCTGGTTCGGCTGGTTCGGTTTTAACGCCGGAAGCGCTCTCAGCGTGGGCAGTCAGACTGTTTCGGCATTTCTTAACACAAATACTGCTGCAGCATCGGCAGCTGTAACATGGATGATAATCGACTGGGTGCTCAACGAAAAACCGACGGTCCTGGGAGTGATCACCGGTCTTGTGGCTGGCCTGGTTGCCATTACTCCCGCTGCGGGTTATGTTACTCCAATGTCGGCCATTGCTATCGGCGCACTGGGGAGCATATTCGGTTTTGTTTTCGTTATGTATGTTAAGAAGAAATTCGGTTATGACGATTCACTGGATGTTTTTGGTGTTCATGGTATTGCAGGAATAGTGGGTGCGCTGGCAACGGGAATTTTTGCAGATAAGTCAATCGGTGGTACGGACGGTCTCATAAATGGGAATCCGCATCAGCTTTTAGTCCAGTTTATAACTGTTGTCGTCGCCATTGTATTTGCAGCCATAGGAACGTTTGTAATTTATATGATAGTTGACAGGATCACGGGCATGCGGGTAACGGCACGGGAGGAATATATCGGGCTTGATCTTACCCAGCATCAGGAAGCCGGATATACTCTTATTGACTAA
- the sppA gene encoding signal peptide peptidase SppA, whose translation MRCQMKRSFFTTLIKINSVVILILLIAVSLKAAENPFLIPEVGSASYAQGPFSSNMNPALSDLPDESPLLSYRFLKWDNEEKSNHLLLLNILGLSFTYGWYDHVYNSTVGDVEHAGANYFNINKGFMFNNYFGFGAGYSFSQSDTKAYDNYGAWSLGFLLRPWNFLSLGIALNDLSGSMGGSSIKRKEVYSISVRPFTDRLNLSMDATRLAGQGIGDMNLAFSTDIRLVYDISLFFRSDLDANMKFGITIPFFTRSARRPMGSSGIFDFYRSANSGDIAEYNSFSLTIPFTQYKNALSLTPDDTLLKISLNRNINELESEGLFTEKKITFLEIIEGIEVAAQDGTISGIILEIDDAGMGFAQIQEMRQSLQRFKETGKKVYAVMNVPGNKEYYLATAADKIYFTPNSTFEITGLSAEVYFFKNLLAKIGVKFEVVKHGEYKSAYESFNREHMSDQARENLVSLIKDLNDQFISDIRKDRDIPDEKITGLFAAGLMSPDEAEQAGFIDEVMYYDEALKNISGSLAVVRLGDYLGESEKSYIWGPIPAIAVLYIDGSIVRGKSTRSMFASTIGDATYHEMIEKAFKDSNVKAVVVRVSSGGGSAAASDYMLNDLMKYKKKYPKPVVFSFGNVAASGGYYVACSGDRIFASGGTITGSIGVITGKVSMKELYEKLGINKDTIKMSEFADIFSESKDLSDREREVVQKGVDFIYDRFTGKVVEARNITDTDIGNKAEGRVFSGTQGRENNLVDEMGGLVAAIEFARSEAHIDDNFSLMILPDEDTVLKGMLASDEMKSLTQYLRPLMKHLEPVQYGNERALYLLPYTIEIK comes from the coding sequence ATGAGGTGCCAAATGAAAAGATCATTCTTCACGACTCTAATAAAAATTAATTCCGTCGTTATACTAATTCTGCTTATCGCTGTCTCTCTTAAAGCGGCGGAAAACCCCTTCCTGATACCTGAAGTCGGTTCAGCCAGCTATGCCCAGGGCCCCTTCTCATCAAACATGAACCCGGCCCTCTCCGATCTCCCCGATGAGAGTCCCCTGTTATCATACCGTTTCCTTAAATGGGACAATGAAGAAAAATCAAACCATCTTTTACTTCTCAATATCCTGGGGCTTTCATTCACCTATGGTTGGTACGATCATGTCTATAACAGCACTGTGGGTGATGTGGAGCATGCCGGTGCCAACTACTTCAATATTAACAAGGGATTCATGTTCAATAATTACTTCGGCTTCGGCGCGGGATATTCCTTCTCTCAGAGTGATACAAAAGCATATGATAATTACGGTGCCTGGTCCCTGGGATTCCTGCTGCGCCCCTGGAACTTTCTTTCCCTGGGAATAGCCCTCAATGATCTCAGCGGTTCAATGGGCGGCAGCAGTATAAAAAGAAAAGAGGTGTACTCCATTTCCGTCCGGCCCTTTACGGACCGCCTCAACCTGTCCATGGACGCCACGAGGCTCGCCGGCCAGGGCATAGGCGATATGAATCTTGCCTTCTCGACCGATATTCGTCTGGTCTATGACATATCCCTCTTTTTCAGAAGTGATCTGGACGCAAACATGAAATTCGGCATCACAATTCCCTTTTTCACGCGCTCCGCAAGGCGGCCCATGGGATCATCGGGAATTTTCGATTTTTACCGCTCGGCCAACAGCGGCGACATTGCCGAATACAACAGCTTTAGCTTAACAATTCCCTTCACCCAGTATAAAAACGCCCTTTCTCTAACACCGGATGATACCCTGTTGAAAATTTCACTGAACAGAAATATAAACGAACTGGAATCAGAAGGACTTTTCACCGAGAAGAAGATAACGTTCCTCGAGATTATCGAGGGAATAGAAGTGGCTGCCCAGGACGGCACCATCTCGGGCATCATACTGGAGATCGACGACGCGGGAATGGGTTTCGCCCAGATACAGGAGATGCGCCAGTCCCTGCAAAGATTCAAGGAAACGGGAAAGAAGGTTTATGCAGTGATGAATGTTCCGGGAAACAAGGAATATTACCTTGCAACGGCCGCGGATAAAATATACTTCACTCCCAACAGCACCTTTGAGATCACCGGGCTCAGCGCCGAGGTTTATTTCTTCAAGAACCTCCTGGCGAAAATCGGCGTTAAATTCGAGGTTGTGAAACATGGCGAGTACAAATCGGCCTACGAGTCCTTCAACCGGGAACATATGTCCGATCAGGCGCGGGAGAACCTTGTATCACTTATCAAGGACCTGAATGACCAGTTCATATCAGACATCCGGAAAGACAGGGATATTCCCGATGAAAAAATCACCGGGCTCTTTGCCGCTGGACTCATGTCTCCCGATGAAGCGGAACAGGCCGGTTTCATCGATGAAGTCATGTATTATGATGAAGCACTGAAAAATATCTCCGGGAGTCTTGCCGTGGTCAGGCTGGGAGATTACCTGGGCGAGAGTGAGAAGAGTTATATCTGGGGCCCCATCCCGGCCATAGCCGTCCTGTATATCGACGGTTCCATAGTCCGCGGCAAATCAACCCGCTCCATGTTCGCGAGCACCATCGGCGATGCCACTTATCATGAAATGATAGAAAAGGCCTTCAAGGACTCAAATGTCAAGGCCGTTGTCGTCAGGGTAAGTTCAGGAGGCGGCTCAGCGGCTGCATCGGATTATATGCTCAATGACCTGATGAAATACAAAAAGAAATATCCAAAACCCGTCGTATTTTCCTTTGGCAACGTGGCGGCTTCAGGAGGATACTATGTGGCATGCAGCGGCGACAGGATATTCGCCAGCGGCGGGACCATTACCGGTTCCATAGGCGTGATTACCGGAAAGGTATCGATGAAGGAGCTCTATGAAAAACTCGGCATCAACAAGGATACCATAAAGATGAGCGAGTTCGCTGATATTTTCTCGGAATCAAAAGACCTGAGCGACAGGGAACGCGAGGTCGTACAGAAGGGGGTCGATTTCATTTATGACCGCTTCACCGGCAAGGTAGTGGAGGCGCGGAACATTACCGACACCGATATCGGCAATAAGGCCGAGGGACGCGTCTTCTCCGGAACTCAGGGACGGGAAAACAATCTCGTCGATGAGATGGGCGGACTGGTTGCCGCCATTGAATTCGCCCGTTCCGAGGCTCACATAGACGACAATTTCTCACTCATGATTCTTCCCGACGAGGATACGGTTCTCAAAGGCATGCTGGCTTCCGATGAAATGAAATCCCTGACACAGTACCTGCGTCCTCTGATGAAGCATCTTGAACCGGTTCAGTACGGCAATGAGCGGGCATTATACCTGCTCCCCTATACCATCGAAATAAAATAG
- a CDS encoding lysophospholipase, which produces MDSYTHNSGTFIGKGGNEIFFQSWTVPSPKAVLVISHGIGEHSGRYQNIIGAMAKEKISIYGLDHRGHGRSGGNRGHVDSFMDFVYDLKLFVNYIREQNIGLPLIMLGHSMGGTIACRFAIEYGDDLAGLILSSPAVLLKVKIPAWKETMGTFFSTVLPGLTLSTALDSGNLSHDRNVIEAYENDPLVHDKASARFFTEFTKTREACLNRSFELTMPLLVFHGKEDGLVDYQGSELVYEKASSSGKELHIYKGLYHETMNETEEEKNKVLAMVKKWILKIAGSGKGVKKTAAAAKAPAKKSPAKKAVKKVQAKKTVKKAVKKAPAKKIVKKSNKKVSAEKAVKKAPAKKIKNATVKKKK; this is translated from the coding sequence ATGGATTCTTACACGCATAATTCGGGTACTTTTATCGGGAAAGGGGGCAATGAGATATTTTTTCAGAGCTGGACAGTACCTTCGCCGAAGGCAGTACTGGTTATTTCACATGGTATCGGTGAACATTCAGGGCGGTATCAGAATATTATAGGGGCCATGGCGAAGGAAAAAATCTCCATTTATGGACTGGACCACAGGGGACATGGAAGATCAGGTGGGAACAGGGGACACGTGGATTCTTTCATGGACTTTGTCTATGACCTGAAGCTTTTTGTTAATTATATCCGTGAGCAGAATATCGGCCTGCCCCTTATCATGCTTGGACACAGTATGGGCGGTACCATTGCCTGCAGGTTTGCCATTGAATACGGTGATGACCTGGCAGGTCTTATCCTGTCTTCCCCGGCGGTTCTTCTTAAGGTGAAGATCCCGGCCTGGAAAGAGACCATGGGCACTTTTTTCTCAACGGTGCTTCCCGGCCTTACGTTATCAACGGCTCTTGATTCGGGCAACCTTTCCCATGACAGAAATGTGATAGAGGCATATGAAAATGATCCCCTGGTGCATGATAAGGCATCGGCGCGTTTTTTTACCGAATTCACCAAAACCAGGGAAGCATGTCTCAACCGCTCATTTGAACTGACTATGCCTCTCCTGGTATTTCACGGCAAGGAAGACGGCCTGGTGGATTACCAGGGAAGCGAACTGGTATACGAAAAGGCCTCTTCTTCCGGCAAGGAACTGCATATTTATAAGGGACTGTATCATGAGACCATGAATGAAACGGAAGAAGAGAAAAACAAGGTTCTGGCAATGGTAAAGAAATGGATTCTCAAGATTGCCGGATCAGGGAAAGGTGTGAAAAAAACAGCGGCGGCTGCAAAGGCACCGGCTAAAAAGTCCCCTGCAAAAAAAGCGGTGAAAAAGGTCCAGGCAAAAAAGACGGTTAAAAAGGCCGTAAAAAAAGCCCCGGCAAAGAAGATAGTTAAGAAAAGCAATAAAAAAGTTTCAGCGGAAAAGGCTGTAAAAAAAGCGCCGGCAAAAAAAATCAAAAACGCAACAGTCAAAAAAAAGAAATAA
- a CDS encoding aminodeoxychorismate synthase component I codes for MNYLGSRGIPFLFIIDFRMKSHYIQPLRGLDRDILFKIGETKNYLSVPIPEDINPGIQLTCPADFLRYERAFRSVIEEIRRGNTYILNLTFPSGITLKSRLLDMFHTGDSLFKLYYKDQFVSFSPERFVKIDGNIITTFPMKGTIDAAVPNALEAILQDKKETAEHVMVVDLLRNDLSMVARHVRVERFRYVDRIPAGNSDLLQVSSRISGRLDPDWRARIGSIITTMLPAGSVTGAPKKKTVEIIGEVEGYERGFYTGIFGVFDGDGLDSAVLIRFIERERDGLFLFKSGGGITIDSSMESEYAEMIRKIYVPTGEVTVPNREGAAQ; via the coding sequence ATGAACTATCTTGGATCCAGGGGCATCCCCTTCCTCTTCATTATTGATTTCAGGATGAAGAGCCATTACATCCAGCCCCTGCGCGGGCTGGATCGGGACATCCTCTTTAAAATCGGAGAAACAAAAAATTATCTTTCTGTTCCGATCCCGGAGGATATTAATCCAGGCATACAATTGACCTGCCCAGCCGATTTCCTGCGATACGAAAGGGCTTTCCGTTCCGTTATAGAAGAAATCCGCCGCGGCAACACCTACATTCTCAATCTGACTTTTCCTTCCGGGATAACCCTTAAGTCCCGTCTCCTTGACATGTTCCACACCGGAGATTCCCTCTTCAAGCTTTACTACAAGGATCAATTCGTCTCTTTTTCACCCGAGCGCTTTGTAAAAATTGACGGCAATATCATCACCACATTTCCCATGAAAGGGACCATAGACGCAGCGGTACCGAATGCCTTAGAGGCAATATTGCAAGATAAAAAGGAAACGGCAGAACATGTCATGGTGGTTGATCTTCTCCGCAACGACCTGTCCATGGTTGCCCGACACGTACGTGTCGAACGGTTCAGATATGTGGACAGGATTCCCGCGGGAAACAGTGACCTGCTGCAGGTGAGTTCCCGAATTTCAGGCCGCCTTGATCCGGACTGGCGGGCTCGCATCGGGTCCATCATAACAACCATGCTGCCGGCAGGATCAGTTACGGGTGCACCGAAAAAAAAGACCGTGGAGATTATCGGCGAAGTCGAAGGCTATGAACGCGGTTTCTACACCGGCATTTTCGGCGTTTTTGACGGCGACGGCCTGGACAGTGCAGTACTGATACGTTTCATTGAAAGGGAACGGGACGGCCTGTTCCTGTTTAAAAGCGGCGGCGGAATAACCATTGACAGTTCCATGGAATCGGAATACGCAGAAATGATCCGGAAAATTTACGTCCCTACCGGTGAAGTGACGGTTCCAAACAGGGAAGGAGCCGCGCAATGA
- a CDS encoding ABC transporter ATP-binding protein — protein MKEKIRIEGMHKAFGPKVVISGLDLHVYEGEVLCVIGKSGTGKSVILKHLVGILKPDSGDIYVDDVCYSRAGNDERMAIEAKYGILFQGAALFDSMNIYDNVAFGMRRKGVSEDEIKNMVPHLLEQVGLRDIEDKRPSELSGGMQKRVGLARAIAIKPEIMLYDEPTTGVDPITGGAVDRLILKMRDTYGITSVVVTHDMKSAYRVADRIAMLYDGHVIFSGRPEEIKNTDNSFVRQFIEGRAHGPIQVI, from the coding sequence ATGAAGGAAAAAATCAGGATTGAGGGAATGCATAAAGCCTTCGGCCCCAAGGTTGTTATCAGCGGGCTGGACCTCCATGTCTATGAAGGAGAAGTGCTCTGTGTCATCGGCAAGAGCGGTACGGGAAAATCAGTTATACTAAAGCATCTTGTCGGTATTTTAAAACCTGATTCAGGCGATATCTATGTTGATGATGTCTGTTATTCCAGGGCCGGGAACGATGAAAGAATGGCCATTGAGGCAAAATACGGTATTCTTTTTCAGGGGGCCGCTCTGTTTGATTCAATGAATATCTACGATAACGTGGCTTTTGGCATGAGGAGAAAGGGTGTTTCCGAGGACGAAATAAAAAATATGGTCCCGCATCTTCTTGAGCAGGTAGGGCTTCGGGATATCGAGGACAAAAGACCATCGGAGCTCTCGGGAGGAATGCAGAAGCGCGTGGGTCTTGCCAGGGCCATTGCCATAAAACCCGAAATAATGCTCTATGACGAGCCCACCACGGGAGTGGACCCCATTACGGGAGGCGCTGTGGACAGGCTCATCCTGAAGATGCGTGATACCTACGGGATCACATCGGTGGTTGTCACTCACGACATGAAATCGGCGTACAGGGTCGCCGACAGGATCGCCATGCTCTATGACGGACATGTCATTTTCAGCGGCAGGCCCGAAGAAATAAAAAATACGGATAATTCCTTTGTCCGGCAATTCATTGAAGGCAGAGCCCATGGACCAATTCAGGTTATATAA